The nucleotide sequence CTGCTTCCTCTAGTCTCATAGTTATCCTCCTTCGCTTAATACTAATAATTGTACCACAACTATGGATTTTTTTTAAACATTCTGAAGAAGTAACTTCTCATATAATGAAAATAAAACAGTTATACTTTAACTAAACTTTATATGCGATTATAATCACGTACTTCTATTACATTACAGAGAATATCAATACTATAAATGTAACAGAAGTGGCCTAAATTCTTAATGTGCGCTGGGTAAAGACAATTTTTATGTATTTCAAGATTAAATATTAGAGAATTATAAATCATGTAGAAAAATCCTCAACTACTCACGACTTTGTTATAATCCTCTCTTATATGGCATTTAGTACTGTAATAAGCCACGTATTACATATAATAAATATGGATTAAATCTTTTGATTTAGTTCACATTTTCTCAAAGTAAAAATGGCCTAATAGGCCATTTTATTTTTCGCTTCGAATTAATAATTCACTTATTTTTCCTCTACCAGCACCCTTGGAGTTAATAGCTCTGCTAGCAGAAACCCTTTCGATATAAAAATCCTTATATAAGTCATCAAAAAATTCATCATTTTCATCAATATTTTTAGGATCAGAATTACTTAACATAACGGCTGCTCCCTTATCTGATAGTTTTCTGAACCATTGTACTAATCTTCTTTGACTATCGTCGTTAAAAGGTTCTTTTGAATAATCTGTAAAATTAGATGTTGCATTTAATGGCCTATAAGGTGGATCTATATAAACAAAAGTATCTTTATCTATATAATCAGTAACAACTTCAAAATCTCCCTGAAGTAATATAACATTTTGCAATGCCTTACTAACTTCCTTTAAGTTGTCCTCGTCGAATATAGAAGGAGAATTACTTTTATTGAAAGGTACATTAAAACAGCCCTTTCTGTTTAATCTATATAATCCATTGAAGCACGTCTTATTAAGAAATATCATTTTTCCTGCATGTTTAACAGAATTAGAACTTACTTTTTCATAGTCAATTTCATTCTTCTCATGGTTAAACTCTTCTCTCACCTTATAATAAAACTCAGCTTTCTTATCTAATCCATCAAGTGAAATAAAATCGGAGCATATTTTAGAAAGAAAATCAATAATATCATCAACTTTATCTCTAATTACTTTATATGTAAGAATCACTTCACTATTAATAT is from Clostridium thermarum and encodes:
- a CDS encoding DNA adenine methylase; the encoded protein is MRSNGKPFLKWAGGKTQLLDQFDNLYPKRLKEHKLKKYVEPFIGGGAVFFELNSRYDFESVVLNDINSEVILTYKVIRDKVDDIIDFLSKICSDFISLDGLDKKAEFYYKVREEFNHEKNEIDYEKVSSNSVKHAGKMIFLNKTCFNGLYRLNRKGCFNVPFNKSNSPSIFDEDNLKEVSKALQNVILLQGDFEVVTDYIDKDTFVYIDPPYRPLNATSNFTDYSKEPFNDDSQRRLVQWFRKLSDKGAAVMLSNSDPKNIDENDEFFDDLYKDFYIERVSASRAINSKGAGRGKISELLIRSEK